The following DNA comes from bacterium.
ATTCAAACAGAAGCTTTTAAGGCGCAATTGGAATTGGCGGAAAAACACAAAAAACCGATCATAATTCACTGTCGCGAGGCTTACGTGGATCTGCTGGAAATTTTAAAGAGTTACAAAACATCCGGCTGGCGGGGTGTGACGCATTGTTTTTTGGGAAGTTGGCTGATTGCCGAAGAATTGATAAAGATGGGGTTTAATATCGGATTCACCGGAGCTATAACTTATGTAAAGAAACCCAAAATAGTTAAAGCGCCATTACTGCAGGACATTGATTTAGCCGAATCGCTCATAACCGATGAAGTTGAACCGGAGATTTATAAGGTGATAAAAAATACGCCTTTAGATAGAATTTTTATTGAGACCGATTGTCCGTATTTGGCGCCAGTGCCGCATCGCGGCGAGCGCAATGAACCGGCTTTTGTGAGTCATGTGGCAAAAAAAATCGCGGAGTTGAAAGGCGTTAGTGTTGAGAAACTTGAAAAAGCGACAAGCGAGAACGCGAAAGAATTATTTGGAATATAACTTTTATGGAATTTGAAATCGTAAATTTTTTTAATCAACTTGCCGCGGGGTGGATTGATCCGGCCACGATTTTTGTCAGCTCGAATACTTTGCTCGGAATTTTGGGAATTATTATTACCGGATATTTTTTAATTTGGGATAAAAAAAACGGCAAGCAAATTGCCGTAGCCGCCGTGATTGCGGTGGGCTTGCATTTTTTGACGAGCGAGATATTTTTTAAATATATTTTGCCAGAATTCGGTTTGTTCAGATTGCGGCCGTATTTAGCGCATCCGGGAGAGTTAATTCCTTTGGGAAAATTAAATACCAGTTCTTCTTTTCCTTCCAGTCATATGGCATATATTTTGTCTTTGTCGACAGTATACGTCTATTACTATCGGAAATTTTTATTGCCAGCTGCGGCTTTCGCGCTATTTATGGCCTTTGCCAGGATCCATAACGGCATGCATTATCCGAGCGATGTTTTGGCAGGAGCAGTGCTGGGAGTGCTGTACGGAATAATGGCGATTAAAATTAGCAAAAAATATGCTAAAAAAGACATTTAAAATTTTATCTGCCTTTTTGATTTTATTTATCGCCTTGCTCGGCTACGCTTATTTTATTGAGCCGAATACTTTGAAAATAGAAAATCAAACGATTAAATTAAATTGTTTAAAAAAAGATTTGCCGGATAGATTTGTCCAGATCTCCGATTTGCATTTTACTCGCGAAACAAAAGAAACAAGGATCAGTCAAATCTATGAGGCGATAAAATCGCAAAATCCGGCGGCGGTTTTCGTTACCGGAGATTTGGTCAGCGATGATACCGGAATGGAAAAAGCGGTAGAGCTGATCGGGAAAATTTCGGCGAGCTACAAAACTTTTGTGATTTTTGGCAATTGGGATTATTGGGCGCTGGATTATGGGGTCGGGGAATTAAAAACGCGTCTTGAGGCGGTTGGCGCAAAAGTGCTGATAAATAGTTCTGAAAAAATTGTTTCAGGGAACGAAACATTGAGTATATTGGGAGTTAAGGATCCGTATACGAGCGGAGAGCTGAAAGGCGATTTGGAAAAAGCGGAAAAAAATTTGGACGAGGGCGACAAGAATTGCCGGATACTTTTGGCGCATTCGCCGAATATCATCAAAGAAGCCGCGGATAAAAATATTGATTTGGTTCTAGCGGGAC
Coding sequences within:
- a CDS encoding phosphatase PAP2 family protein, whose product is MEFEIVNFFNQLAAGWIDPATIFVSSNTLLGILGIIITGYFLIWDKKNGKQIAVAAVIAVGLHFLTSEIFFKYILPEFGLFRLRPYLAHPGELIPLGKLNTSSSFPSSHMAYILSLSTVYVYYYRKFLLPAAAFALFMAFARIHNGMHYPSDVLAGAVLGVLYGIMAIKISKKYAKKDI
- a CDS encoding TatD family hydrolase, translated to MIDTHAHLNFKEFDLDREKVIKRFFDAGGEKMINVGCDLASSEGSIELAKKHKNIFASIGIHPHDAEKLNEEALKKLEELIAQKKVVAVGEIGLDFFRDLSPREIQTEAFKAQLELAEKHKKPIIIHCREAYVDLLEILKSYKTSGWRGVTHCFLGSWLIAEELIKMGFNIGFTGAITYVKKPKIVKAPLLQDIDLAESLITDEVEPEIYKVIKNTPLDRIFIETDCPYLAPVPHRGERNEPAFVSHVAKKIAELKGVSVEKLEKATSENAKELFGI
- a CDS encoding metallophosphoesterase: MLKKTFKILSAFLILFIALLGYAYFIEPNTLKIENQTIKLNCLKKDLPDRFVQISDLHFTRETKETRISQIYEAIKSQNPAAVFVTGDLVSDDTGMEKAVELIGKISASYKTFVIFGNWDYWALDYGVGELKTRLEAVGAKVLINSSEKIVSGNETLSILGVKDPYTSGELKGDLEKAEKNLDEGDKNCRILLAHSPNIIKEAADKNIDLVLAGHTHGGQVYIPFLTKYIIPAKRPAGKGFIKGLYTIGNTQMYINRGIGMSVLPFRFLVPPEVTVIKLEKQ